From a single Gemmatimonadota bacterium genomic region:
- a CDS encoding NADH:flavin oxidoreductase/NADH oxidase yields the protein MTDTPLFEPLTLRGITFRNRVFVSPMCQYSSVAGLPNDWHQVHLGSRAVGGAGLVLAEATAVVPEGRISTADTGLWNDAQAQAFRPITRFIREQGAVPGVQLAHAGRKASTQVPWVGVGAVEPADGGWSPVAPSAVPFATGYPQPQALTIAAIDLLVEQWVAAARRAHDAGFEVIELHMAHGYLAHQFLSPLSNKRTDEYGGALENRMRFPLQVAAAVRAEWPEDLPLFVRISATDWTDGGWDVEQSVRLCRELREIGADLIDCSSGGNVAAAKIPVAPGYQVPFAERIRAEAGIATAAVGLITDPVQANDIVAGGRADAVLLARQLLRDPYWPLHAARALGVDVPWPNQYQRAKVAG from the coding sequence ATGACCGACACGCCCTTGTTCGAGCCACTGACGCTCCGTGGAATCACGTTCCGCAACCGGGTGTTCGTCTCGCCCATGTGCCAGTACTCCAGCGTGGCCGGACTGCCGAACGACTGGCACCAGGTGCATCTGGGCAGCCGCGCTGTGGGCGGCGCGGGGCTCGTGCTCGCAGAGGCCACGGCCGTGGTCCCTGAGGGCCGGATCTCCACCGCCGACACCGGCCTCTGGAACGACGCTCAGGCTCAGGCGTTTCGCCCCATCACACGGTTCATCCGTGAGCAGGGCGCTGTGCCCGGCGTTCAACTCGCCCATGCCGGACGCAAGGCATCGACCCAGGTGCCCTGGGTGGGCGTGGGCGCCGTGGAGCCGGCGGACGGCGGATGGTCACCGGTGGCGCCGAGCGCGGTCCCGTTTGCGACAGGATATCCGCAGCCTCAGGCACTGACGATCGCCGCAATCGACCTTCTGGTGGAACAGTGGGTCGCGGCCGCACGGCGGGCCCATGACGCCGGCTTCGAGGTCATCGAGCTGCACATGGCACACGGGTACCTGGCGCATCAGTTCCTCTCGCCACTCAGCAACAAACGCACAGACGAGTACGGCGGCGCGCTGGAGAACCGCATGCGCTTTCCGCTGCAGGTGGCGGCGGCCGTGCGGGCCGAGTGGCCCGAGGACCTTCCGCTCTTCGTGCGCATCTCTGCGACCGACTGGACGGACGGCGGTTGGGACGTGGAGCAGTCGGTGCGGCTGTGTCGGGAACTCCGCGAGATCGGTGCGGATCTCATCGACTGCTCGAGTGGAGGGAACGTGGCCGCTGCGAAGATCCCGGTCGCGCCGGGCTACCAGGTCCCGTTCGCGGAGCGGATCCGAGCCGAAGCAGGGATTGCGACCGCGGCGGTAGGCCTCATCACCGATCCGGTCCAGGCCAACGACATCGTGGCCGGCGGCCGGGCGGACGCGGTGCTGCTGGCGCGTCAGCTGTTGCGGGATCCGTACTGGCCGCTGCACGCGGCGCGGGCGTTGGGCGTGGATGTGCCGTGGCCGAATCAGTATCAACGGGCGAAGGTGGCGGGGTAG
- a CDS encoding type II toxin-antitoxin system VapC family toxin, which yields MVLDTSAITCMLLGEPEAARMEAAVEADSVRLISAATTVEVSIVLEAKLGEPGVWAFDHWLNVMAAVTLDVNAAHAELARRAYRRFGKGRHVAGLDYGDCFAYAACAATGEPLLFKGDDFSQTDLVAVAY from the coding sequence ATGGTGCTCGACACCTCGGCCATCACTTGCATGCTGTTGGGCGAGCCGGAGGCCGCTCGGATGGAGGCCGCAGTCGAGGCGGACTCGGTACGTCTGATCTCGGCAGCGACGACGGTCGAAGTGTCCATCGTCCTCGAGGCCAAGCTGGGTGAACCCGGTGTGTGGGCCTTCGATCACTGGTTGAACGTGATGGCCGCCGTGACCCTGGACGTGAACGCCGCCCACGCCGAGCTGGCACGGCGCGCCTACCGGCGCTTCGGCAAGGGACGGCACGTGGCGGGGCTCGACTACGGCGACTGCTTCGCCTACGCAGCGTGCGCCGCGACGGGTGAGCCGCTCCTTTTCAAAGGCGACGATTTCAGCCAGACGGATCTGGTCGCGGTCGCGTACTGA
- a CDS encoding type II toxin-antitoxin system VapB family antitoxin has translation MALSIKDPETDRLARELAQRTGESLTEAIRRALEERLQRVSRYAQPPLRDELRMVRERVAELPVRDRRTPEEILGYDDRGLPT, from the coding sequence ATGGCCCTCAGCATCAAAGACCCCGAAACCGACCGCCTGGCGCGGGAATTGGCTCAGCGCACCGGCGAGTCTTTGACCGAGGCCATCCGGCGGGCGCTCGAGGAGCGCCTCCAGAGGGTGAGCCGGTACGCCCAGCCCCCGCTGCGTGACGAGCTGCGCATGGTGCGGGAGCGGGTCGCGGAGCTCCCCGTGCGGGACCGGCGCACTCCGGAAGAGATCCTGGGATACGACGACCGAGGGCTGCCGACCTGA
- a CDS encoding PIN domain-containing protein, protein MSLFVDTSVWYAAADSADVSNARAQEILLSGEPLITSDHVLLETFTLLRWRIHRRAAEAFWGGLRRGVATLECVGPADLEAAWSIGEAFPDQDFSLADRTSFAIMERLGLERAASFDDDFAVYRWGPGRRRAFEVLR, encoded by the coding sequence GTGAGTCTCTTTGTCGACACCTCGGTCTGGTACGCGGCGGCAGACTCCGCCGACGTGAGCAACGCCCGAGCTCAGGAGATCCTGCTCTCCGGCGAGCCCCTGATCACATCTGATCACGTCTTGCTCGAGACGTTCACGCTGCTGCGGTGGCGCATCCACCGGCGGGCCGCCGAAGCGTTCTGGGGTGGGCTCCGACGTGGCGTCGCCACGCTGGAGTGTGTGGGCCCCGCCGATCTGGAAGCAGCCTGGAGCATCGGAGAAGCCTTCCCGGATCAGGACTTCTCTCTGGCCGACCGAACGTCGTTCGCCATCATGGAGCGGCTCGGCCTCGAGCGGGCGGCTTCGTTCGACGATGACTTCGCAGTCTATCGGTGGGGGCCGGGGCGGAGGAGAGCTTTCGAGGTGCTGCGGTAG
- a CDS encoding Fic family protein: MVQSESERAGVFRRQPGGFNAFIPASFPPSDLNLGPLADLLERATLALGRLVGAAEVLPNPDLFVFMYVRREAVLSSQIEGTEASLVDLLEYEAQAEEIERPIDIREISNYIDALRFGLERVEELPLSLRLIREIHERLMTGVRGGEPARTPGEFRRSQNWIGGPSPATARFVPPPLDPMKSALHELENFFHADSPLPILIRVGLAHAQFETIHPFLDGNGRLGRLLITFLLAHENVLSEPLLYLSIFFKRNRQDYYDRLQAIREAGDWEGWLAFFLEGVAVVSEEATNTARRIVGLREEARAEISQKLGRRAGTGLLLLDDLFRNPIVNVKRVSNVTDLSQPAANALTNALEEIGMLRETTGRKKYRLFAFDRYLRLFEERDQRS, encoded by the coding sequence TTGGTCCAGTCAGAATCCGAACGAGCCGGTGTCTTTCGGCGGCAGCCGGGGGGCTTCAACGCCTTCATTCCAGCGTCGTTCCCTCCGTCCGACCTGAACCTCGGCCCACTGGCAGACCTGCTCGAGAGGGCGACCCTCGCCCTGGGCCGCCTCGTCGGCGCCGCAGAGGTCCTCCCGAATCCAGACCTGTTTGTCTTCATGTACGTCCGTCGGGAGGCGGTCCTCTCCAGCCAGATCGAGGGAACAGAGGCGTCCCTGGTCGACCTCCTGGAGTACGAAGCCCAGGCTGAGGAGATCGAGCGGCCAATCGATATCCGCGAGATCTCCAACTACATCGACGCGCTCCGTTTCGGTCTCGAACGAGTGGAGGAGCTGCCCCTCTCACTTCGCCTCATCCGCGAAATCCACGAGCGACTGATGACGGGCGTACGGGGAGGTGAACCGGCCAGGACGCCTGGCGAGTTCAGGCGGTCGCAGAACTGGATTGGAGGTCCGAGCCCGGCCACCGCCCGTTTCGTACCGCCCCCCTTGGACCCAATGAAGTCGGCACTCCACGAGCTGGAGAACTTCTTCCACGCCGATTCTCCGCTGCCGATCTTGATCCGTGTCGGTCTCGCCCATGCTCAGTTCGAGACGATCCACCCGTTCCTGGACGGCAACGGCAGGCTCGGGCGTCTCTTGATCACGTTCCTCCTCGCGCACGAGAACGTGCTCAGCGAGCCGCTCCTCTACCTGTCCATCTTCTTCAAACGAAACCGACAGGACTACTACGATAGACTGCAAGCCATCCGGGAGGCGGGTGACTGGGAAGGATGGCTTGCCTTCTTCCTGGAGGGTGTAGCCGTCGTGTCTGAGGAGGCTACGAATACGGCTCGGCGGATTGTCGGCCTGCGCGAGGAAGCTCGCGCAGAGATCAGCCAGAAGTTGGGACGGCGAGCCGGTACAGGACTCCTCCTTCTCGACGATCTCTTCCGCAACCCCATCGTGAACGTCAAGAGGGTCAGCAACGTCACAGATCTATCTCAGCCGGCCGCGAACGCGCTCACCAATGCGCTTGAAGAGATCGGAATGCTGAGGGAAACCACCGGGCGCAAGAAGTACCGGCTGTTCGCCTTCGACCGATATCTGAGACTCTTCGAGGAGCGGGATCAGCGCAGCTGA
- a CDS encoding protein kinase, with product MERSGTRDGLAGLLWPESPPKNARHSLNQALHELRKELGEEWVDGAREVVQVTRSLECDAVRFTDAVESGRYQDALAAYGGPFLGGLVPQSAEFEGWVERQRLRLERLRKKAFRALVDEHRVADRTAEALETARAWVDADPLDDEANHALIELLAEAGRRADALRQYDRFADVLAREMELTPVDDTKALVEKIRAAEVVAKAEAPAGRPSTSMARRPMGTELAELQERFNDAFQLLRLIGEGSMSTVHLAREPALKRLVALKVLRSDLAQDTSALKRFEREAQSLAGVLHPNIVPIFRVGLLSTGLPYLVLPYLRGVNLAERVRALGPPAPADVRRMMRDLASALAAAHRINIVHRDVRPENIMVEDETGRPWLTDFGIAALIESTDPRDRLTRTGEQLGQPGYISPEQIHGAEVSGRTDVYSLGVLGISLLSGQPPRLPGALPQTMIASAHSRDAELTELLTPCLAENARHRPDAATLVRKIDALTTGQPAAAPNVFQGLRERRMPLIVGSVFGASVVGMGIVDQLVQNALLPRVVYPLGLVTALAGLLAALVVSWFHGKPGPQPVRAPEVMLLVAVGVGWILSAIVLLTS from the coding sequence GTGGAGCGCAGCGGCACCCGGGACGGGTTGGCGGGCCTGCTCTGGCCGGAAAGCCCGCCCAAGAACGCCCGGCATTCCCTGAACCAGGCGCTGCACGAGCTGCGCAAGGAGCTCGGTGAGGAGTGGGTGGACGGGGCACGGGAGGTGGTGCAGGTCACCCGCTCACTCGAATGCGATGCGGTACGCTTCACCGACGCCGTCGAATCGGGGCGCTACCAGGATGCGTTGGCCGCGTACGGCGGCCCGTTCCTGGGAGGACTGGTCCCCCAGAGTGCGGAGTTCGAAGGCTGGGTTGAGCGACAGCGTTTGCGCCTGGAACGCCTCCGCAAGAAGGCCTTCCGCGCCCTGGTGGACGAACACCGGGTTGCGGACCGCACGGCGGAAGCGTTGGAGACGGCCCGTGCCTGGGTGGACGCCGACCCGCTGGATGACGAGGCCAATCACGCCCTGATCGAGTTGCTCGCGGAGGCGGGGCGGCGCGCCGATGCGCTCCGGCAGTACGACCGCTTCGCGGACGTGTTGGCCCGCGAGATGGAGCTGACGCCGGTCGATGACACCAAGGCGTTGGTCGAAAAGATCCGGGCCGCCGAAGTGGTGGCGAAGGCGGAAGCACCGGCCGGGCGCCCCTCGACGTCGATGGCGCGCCGACCCATGGGCACCGAGCTGGCCGAGCTGCAGGAGCGCTTCAACGATGCGTTCCAGCTGCTGCGGCTGATCGGTGAGGGCTCCATGTCCACGGTGCACCTGGCCCGGGAACCGGCACTCAAGCGTTTGGTGGCGCTGAAAGTACTTCGTTCGGATCTGGCGCAGGACACCTCCGCGCTCAAGCGCTTCGAGCGTGAAGCGCAGTCATTGGCCGGAGTGCTTCACCCCAACATCGTGCCCATCTTCCGGGTCGGCCTGCTCTCGACCGGTCTACCCTATCTGGTGCTGCCCTACCTCCGAGGGGTGAACCTGGCGGAGCGCGTGCGAGCGTTGGGGCCTCCCGCACCTGCCGACGTGCGCCGGATGATGCGGGACCTGGCGTCCGCGCTGGCCGCCGCGCACCGGATCAACATCGTCCACCGCGACGTCCGCCCCGAGAACATCATGGTGGAAGACGAGACGGGGCGGCCCTGGCTCACCGACTTCGGCATCGCCGCGCTCATCGAGTCCACCGATCCCCGCGATCGGCTGACGCGCACCGGTGAACAGCTGGGGCAGCCCGGCTACATCAGCCCGGAGCAGATCCACGGCGCCGAAGTGTCCGGACGGACGGACGTCTACAGCCTGGGCGTGCTCGGGATCTCGCTGCTCAGCGGTCAGCCCCCTCGTCTGCCGGGTGCGTTGCCTCAGACCATGATCGCGTCCGCCCACAGCCGCGATGCGGAGCTGACGGAACTGCTGACGCCATGTCTGGCGGAGAACGCTCGGCACCGTCCCGATGCGGCCACGCTGGTACGGAAGATCGATGCGCTCACCACCGGCCAGCCGGCGGCGGCGCCCAACGTCTTCCAGGGCCTTCGCGAACGTCGCATGCCGCTGATCGTGGGGAGCGTCTTCGGCGCCAGCGTGGTGGGGATGGGCATCGTCGACCAGCTCGTGCAGAATGCCTTGCTGCCCCGCGTGGTCTATCCGCTGGGGTTGGTCACTGCCCTGGCCGGTCTACTGGCCGCCCTGGTGGTATCCTGGTTCCATGGGAAGCCGGGACCACAGCCGGTGCGGGCACCCGAAGTGATGTTGTTGGTGGCGGTGGGGGTGGGGTGGATCCTCTCGGCCATCGTGCTCCTGACCAGTTGA
- a CDS encoding neutral zinc metallopeptidase, whose product MKALRLKRSREAGVTRAVPLLVLLAIGCSDGLGPEPGVDSDGDGIPDSADRCLGVAENFNGVFDGDGCPDTPTDLYLAVRADVEPFAAQVFGLLTGGFPYQPLRAFILFRGVAPSSCPGQQAFYCGRDLGVFLDEAFMLDQLQRIGDFAPAVIIAHEIGHHIQFQTGALSRFPSIVTELAADCFAGAWASTAGARGLLDAGDLQEAATTLFEVGDPLGTPWFNPGAHGSSQQRQQAFFAGFRLGVTAC is encoded by the coding sequence ATGAAAGCGCTGCGCTTGAAGCGTTCCAGAGAGGCGGGAGTCACACGTGCCGTTCCGCTACTCGTTCTGCTCGCGATCGGCTGTTCGGACGGGCTGGGCCCGGAGCCAGGGGTCGACTCGGATGGAGACGGGATTCCGGACAGCGCCGATCGCTGCCTTGGCGTGGCGGAGAACTTCAATGGCGTGTTCGATGGAGATGGGTGCCCCGACACTCCGACCGACCTCTACCTGGCGGTCCGGGCAGATGTCGAGCCGTTCGCGGCCCAGGTCTTCGGACTGCTCACCGGGGGATTCCCCTACCAACCGCTCCGGGCCTTCATCCTGTTTCGCGGCGTTGCCCCGAGCTCCTGCCCCGGCCAACAAGCGTTCTACTGCGGCAGGGACCTGGGGGTCTTCCTGGACGAGGCCTTCATGCTGGATCAGCTCCAGCGGATCGGCGACTTCGCGCCGGCGGTCATCATCGCGCACGAGATCGGCCATCACATCCAATTCCAGACTGGTGCTCTGAGCCGGTTCCCTTCCATTGTCACCGAGCTTGCGGCGGACTGCTTCGCCGGCGCGTGGGCGTCCACTGCGGGCGCACGCGGTCTGCTCGATGCGGGAGACCTCCAGGAGGCTGCGACAACGCTGTTCGAAGTGGGCGACCCCCTCGGCACTCCCTGGTTCAACCCGGGCGCCCACGGATCATCCCAACAGCGCCAGCAGGCGTTCTTCGCCGGCTTCCGTCTTGGGGTGACGGCGTGCTGA
- a CDS encoding sigma-70 family RNA polymerase sigma factor yields the protein MSGLPVAHECESGSISDAHPRRSGQRRSARSLGFRAAEPARDATRDGLFIERLPEIDELTRSALCRGRGLHGPDADDFAAWVRLRLLEDDARILRAFGGRSTWRTYLRTVIWNLYRDFLDLERGKWRPCTATRRLGAQAVKLSRLMNRDGLSLSAAVAVVTPSGADPDRRRALTRVAAQLPHRPHRRFERLEELRAHGNGGPTPESELLQREEGCRQAERARQLEHAIETLPLPEQLLVRLRFWEDMKVSEIARTMGWPQKPLYRQLARLLEVLRARMEQVEVAQF from the coding sequence ATGTCAGGCCTTCCCGTTGCCCATGAATGCGAGTCGGGATCCATCTCGGACGCGCATCCGCGGAGGAGCGGACAACGACGCAGCGCTCGCTCTCTAGGCTTCCGCGCAGCCGAGCCGGCTCGCGATGCCACGCGTGACGGACTCTTCATAGAGCGCCTCCCTGAGATCGACGAACTCACCCGTTCGGCGCTCTGCCGGGGCCGAGGCCTCCACGGCCCCGACGCCGACGACTTCGCCGCCTGGGTCCGCCTCCGGCTGCTCGAGGACGACGCCCGTATCCTGCGCGCCTTCGGCGGCCGTAGCACCTGGCGCACCTACCTGCGAACGGTGATCTGGAACCTCTACCGCGACTTCCTGGACCTGGAGCGTGGCAAGTGGCGCCCCTGCACTGCCACCCGTCGCCTGGGCGCGCAGGCGGTCAAGCTGAGCCGGTTGATGAACCGGGACGGGCTCTCTCTCTCGGCGGCGGTGGCGGTGGTTACGCCTTCCGGCGCGGATCCCGACCGGCGCCGGGCGCTCACTCGAGTCGCGGCGCAGCTCCCCCACCGCCCTCACCGCAGGTTCGAGCGACTTGAAGAGCTTCGCGCACATGGCAACGGAGGACCAACGCCGGAGAGCGAGCTGCTCCAGCGCGAGGAAGGCTGCCGTCAGGCGGAGCGCGCACGTCAGCTCGAGCACGCGATCGAGACCCTCCCTCTCCCCGAGCAACTGCTGGTCCGGCTCCGCTTCTGGGAGGACATGAAGGTCTCGGAGATCGCCCGAACCATGGGGTGGCCCCAGAAGCCGCTCTACCGGCAGCTCGCGAGGCTGCTTGAGGTGCTTCGGGCCAGGATGGAGCAGGTCGAGGTCGCCCAATTCTGA